ATGCTCTTGAAGAATGCCTTGCCGACTTCATACGGCACTTTGGCCTGCGTCAGCTCCTGCTCGTTCTTGCCGATCGAGCTGATTTCCGGAATGGTGTAGATGCCGGTCGGCACGTCATTCACGAAGCGCCAGCTGTTGTTGTCGACGATGCTGCCAGCGGCCGAACGGCCCTGGTCGTGCGCGGCACTGGCCAGGCTCGGCCAGCCGATCACGTCACCGGCACCGTAGATGTTCGGTACGCAGGTGCGGTAGGCCTCGTCGACTTCGATCTGGCCACGGCTGTTGACCTTGACGCCGATATTTTCCAGGCCCAGCTGATCGGTGTTACCGGTTCGGCCGTTGCACCAGAGCAAGGCGTCGGCCTTGATCTTCTTGCCGGACTTGAGGTGCAGGATCACGCCGTTGTCCACACCTTCGACGCGGTCGTAGTCTTCGTTATGGCGAACCGTGATGTTGTTGTTGCTGAAGTGGTAGCTCAGCGCCTGGGAAATTTCCGAGTCGAGAAAGCTCAGCAACTGACCACGGTTGTCCACCAGCTCGACCAGCACGCCCAGACCGCTGAAGATCGACGCGTATTCGCAACCGATTACCCCAGCGCCGTAAACGATGAGTTTGCGCGGGGTGTGGCCGAGGCTGAGGATGGTGTCGCTATCGTAGATACGCGGGTGATGGAAATCGATGTCCGCCGGGCGATAAGGACGCGAGCCGGTGGCGATGATGATGTGCTTGGCCACCAGTTTTTCGACCACGCCATTGGCGCAGACCACTTCGATGGTTTGCTCGTCGGCAAAGCTGCCGGTGCCGAAGAACACGTCGACGCGGTTACGGGCGTAGTAGCCAGTGCGCGAAGCGACTTGTTTGGAAATGACTTTCTCGGCGCTTTTCAGTACGTCCGGGAACGAAAACCAGCGCGGCTCACCAATGGCCCGGAACATCGGGTTGGTGTTGAACTGCATGATCTGCCGGACCGAGTGACGCAGTGCCTTGGACGGGATGGTACCCAGGTGGGTGCAGTTGCCGCCGACCTGGCGACGGCTGTCGACCATCGCCACCTTGCGCCCTGCTTTGGCGGCGTTCATTGCCGCGCCTTCTCCCGCCGGGCCGGAACCCAGCACCACCACGTCGTAGTTGTAGACAGCCATGCGTACTCCTCAGAACAGGCCGCGGCGCCCTCGGCTCCTGCGGCTAAATCACGCCGATCTGCGGCGTGAAGGAACAATTTGGGGCCAGTGCAGAACCCGGACACAGTCTATAGAAGCGTCAACGCCGCGCACATTAACCCTTGGTCGCGTCGTAGGCTACTTTTGCCTGCACTACAACGCCAGTCTTCAATGCGCGAATCGCCGCAATCATTCGGTTTTACCGCCACTGAGGCGTTCAAAAGCCTGATTGGTTCGTGTGACGAAACCTGTATCGGCACGAATCACAAAGAATGCACCGATATTGTGAGTTTCGGCATAGTCCCAACCCCGTTCAGGACCGAGAATCAGCAACAGCGTCGATAAGCCATCGGCCATCAACGCTGAAGGATGAATCACCGTGACCGACGCCAGGGCGTGTAAGACCGGCGCACCGGTGTGGGCATCAAGGGTGTGGGAATAACGTTTCCCATCCTGCTGAAAATAATTGCGGTAGTCCCCGGAAGTGGACACGCCATAGCCGTCCACATTGATGATGCGCTGAGCCACTTGCTGGTCATCGCGGGGCTCCTCCAACGCAATCTTCCAGGGCGAACCGTCGGGTTTCTTGCCCGCTGCCTTGAGTTCGCCAGTGACTTCGGCGAGGTAGTTGTGGATGTCCATGGCTTCGAGCCTTGCGGCAATGGTGTCGACCGCGTAGCCCGCCGCGATGCTATTGAAATCGACCTCGACGGCCGCGTCCTTGCACAGCTGATCACCCTCGATGCGCAAGTGGGTGTGGCCGACGCGTTGCTGCATCTCGGCAAGCGCTTCGGCGCTCGGGACTTTTTCTTCACGCGCCTGCGGACCGAATCCCCATAGGTTGAGCAGCGGTTCCACCGTCAAGTCGAAGGAGCCGTCGCTTTGGGACGACAACTGCTCGCCCACACGGATCAATTCGAGTACAGGGCCGGGCATGACCTGGCAGCGGCCGGCCGGCAATGCGTTGAAGCGAGCAGTGTCCGAGTCGCTGCGATAGGTCGAGAATTGGCGATCCACTTCAGCGAGGATATTTTCTACTTCGACCTGCACCGCTTTCGGCCCGGGCGCAGAGGAATGTCTTACGTATTGGATGGAATAACGACTGCCCATGGTCGGGCCGTCGAAGCGTTCCAGGCTGGCGCCGTTGCCACAACCGGACAAAACGCCGGCCAGCACCATAAGTCCACCCCACCGTCCAGTTAACAAATCTTCATCTCCCCTCAAAACCGCGCCCGCCATTATGGGGCTCAGAGCGCATGAGAGCGAGATCTGCCAGCGCCCGTGAGCCAGACGCAAAACCTGTGGCCGCGAGAGCGACTTGCCGATCTCGTTCCCACAAGCGCAGCGTTTCAAACAAGATTTACCAGCGCGAGTACCTACAAATGCCTTCCAATACGAGCAACGGCAAAGCGATTTTTCGCGTCGTCAGCGGAAACTTCCTGGAGATGTTCGACTTCATGGTCTACGGCTTTTACGCCACGGCCATTGCGAAAACTTTCTTCCCCACCGACAGTGCTTTCGCCTCCCTGATGTTATCGCTGGCCACGTTTGGCGCCGGCTTTCTCATGCGTCCGCTGGGTGCGATTTTCCTCGGTGCCTACATCGACCGGCATGGTCGTCGCAAAGGGTTGATCATCACCCTCGCGATGATGGCCGCGGGCACGGTGTTGATTGCCTGCGTGCCGGGTTACGCCACATTGGGCGTGGCCGCGCCGCTGCTCGTGCTGTTCGGTCGCCTGTTGCAGGGTTTCTCGGCGGGCGTGGAGCTGGGCGGTGTTTCGGTGTATCTGGCCGAGATTTCCACACCGGGACGCAAAGGCTTCTTCGTCAGTTGGCAGTCCGCCAGTCAGCAAGCGGCGGTGGTTTTCGCCGGCCTGTTGGGGGTTGTCTTGAACCACTGGCTCAGCCCGGAAGAAATGGGTGACTGGGGCTGGCGCGTGCCGTTCCTGATCGGCTGCATGATTGTGCCGGTGATCTTCGTGATTCGCCGTTCGCTGGAAGAAACCCCTGAGTTCCAGGCACGAAAACATCGCCCTACCCTGCGGGAAATCGTCCGCTCGATCGGTCAGAACTTTGGCATTGTCATCGCCGGCATGGCATTGGTGGTCATGACGACCGTGTCGTTTTACCTGATCACCGCCTACACCCCGACCTTTGGCAAAGCCGAACTGCATTTGTCGGACCTGGATGCGTTGCTGGTGACGGTGTGCATCGGCCTGTCGAACTTTTTCTGGCTGCCGGTGATGGGCGCTGTGTCCGACAAAATCGGGCGAAAACCGCTACTTCTCGCAGCAACTATTCTGGCGATTCTTACTGCCTACCCGGCCCTGTCGTGGCTGGTTGCAAACCCGAGCTTTAACCATTTGCTGATTGTCGAGTTGTGGCTGTCGTTCCTGTACGGCTCATACAACGGCGCCATGGTCGTAGCGCTGACCGAGATCATGCCAGTGGAAGTTCGTACGACCGGTTTCTCTTTGGCCTACAGCTTGGCGACCGCAACCTTCGGTGGGTTTACACCGGCAGCCTGTACGTACCTGATTCATGTGCTGGACAACAAGGCTGCGCCGGGGATCTGGCTCAGTGGCGCGGCGGTGCTTGGATTGATTGCGACGCTGGTGTTGTTTAAGGGCAATCGGCATGAACTGCGGACTGCGCAAGCAGCGGTGGTCGGCCACACCTGATAGATCGCCATCGCTAGCAGGCTAGCTGTGTAAACCCACCACGTTGTTCACGGATGCTATTCGGCTAATTGGTGGCAAATAACTCAGGCTGGCATGCGGGCGATGCCAGTTGTACTCGTGCAACCACGACGTCAGGTAGGTCGCACGTTGGTCTGAGCTTTCGTAACTTCTGGCGTAGGCCCATTCGCGCAGAGCGGTTTGGATAAATCGCTCTGCCTTGCCATTCGTTCGTGGTGTGTAAGGTTTGGTATAGATGTGTTTAAGCCCCAGCCGTCGACATAGACGCTTGAAACGTCCGGACTTGTAGCAAGGGCCGTTATCGGTCATTACCCGCTCGAAGCAAACGCCAAGGCTTGCGTAGTAGCGCAGGGCCCGGATCAGCGCGAGGCAGGCGCTACGCCCACTTTGGTCTGCGTACAAACCGCTGTGTGCCACTCGACTGTTATCGTCGATGGCAACATGGGCGTATTCCCAACCGACATGGTAAGAGCGGCCTTTTAGGCGGTCTCGTGTCACTCGATGACCTGGTTTGTTAAAACGCCCCAGCTTCTTGATGTCCAGGTGAAGCAGACCTCCGGGCTGAGAATATTCGTAGCGAATCACTGGCGGTGGCGGTTCCAGGTATGCCAAACGGTTGAGGCCGTTACGGCTCAATAACCTGCCCACAGTGCTGTGTCCCACCTTCAAGTCCTGGCTGATTTGGCGATAGGTTTTTCGCTGGCGACGTAGCTCAAGCACTTGTTCCTGGCGCATCTCAGGAAGCGCGTGCGGACAGAACTTGGGGCGGGACGAACGATCCTGCAGTCCTTCCTCGCCTTCAGCACGATAGCGATTAAGCCACTTGTAGGCAGTGCGAACACTGACTCCTTGAGACTGAGCTACCTCAACAGGTCTCAGGCCTTCCTTAAGGATTCGTTGAACAAGAAGGGCTCGACCGGAAACGGTTAATCGGGCATTTTTATGAACGTTCACTCGGGGCCTCCGGGTGCTTGGTTTGGTTCGCACCTCCAATTTCCCGGAAAAGTCCCGAGTGAACAACCTACAGAGAGATCACAGCTAGCTCCCACACTGGATCTGTGGCGTTCACAAGCCCCCTGTGGGAGCTAGCCTGCTAGCGATGAGGCCGGTGCCGGCAACAACGATCCAACAGACACACAAACAAAAACGCCCCGACCAAAGTCGGGGCGCTTTCATTTCCAGCTAAGGCTTAGCGCGGGAATGCTGGCGGGTTTACCCCGGCCATGTCTTCCATCACGCGAACCACCTGGCAGCTGTAACCGAATTCGTTGTCGTACCAAACGTACAGAACAACGCGGTTGTCTTGAGTGATGGTTGCTTCAGCGTCCACAACGCCTGCGTGGCGCGAGCCAACGAAGTCGGTGGAGACCACTTCCTGCGAATTGACGAAGTCGATTTGCTTGTGCAGATCGGAGTGCAGCGCCATGTAGCGCAGGTACTCGTTCATCTCTTCACGGGTGGCGGCTTTCTCAAGGTTCAGGTTGAGAATGGCCATCGACACGTTCGGCGTCGGAACACGGATCGCGTTACCGGTCAGCTTGCCGGCCAGCTCAGGCAGAGCCTTGGCAGCAGCGGTGGCAGCACCGGTCTCGGTGATCACCATGTTCAGCGCGGCGCTACGGCCACGGCGATCGCCCTTGTGGAAGTTGTCGATCAGGTTCTGGTCGTTGGTGTACGAGTGAACGGTTTCGACGTGACCATTGATGATGCCGAACTTGTCATTCACAGCCTTGAGCACCGGCACGATGGCGTTGGTGGTGCAGGAAGCGGCGGACACGATCTTGTCTTCAGCGGTGATTTCACTGTGGTTGATGCCGTGAACGATGTTCTTCAGCTTGCCTTTGCCAGGCGCGGTCAGAACAACGCGGTCGATACCCGGGCACGCCAGGTGTTGACCCAGGCCTTCAGCGTCACGCCATACGCCGGTGTTGTCCACCAGCAGCGCGTCTTTGATGCCGTACTGGGTGTAATCCACCTCGGTCGGGTTCTTCGCGTAGATCACCTGGATCAGGTTACCGTTGGCGGTAATGGTGTTGTTTTCTTCGTCGATGACGATGGTGCCGTTGAACGGACCGTGTACCGAATCGCGACGCAACAGGCTGGCGCGCTTGACCAGGTCGTTCTCGGCGCCTTTACGCACCACGATGGCACGCAGGCGCAGGCCGTCGCCGCCACCGGTTTTTTCGATCAGGATGCGCGCCAGCAGACGGCCGATGCGACCGAAGCCGTACAGGACCACGTCGGTGCCTTTGCGAGCGGTAGCGTTTTGCTGGCCAACCACATCCGCCAGTTCTTCACGGACGAACTGCTCGGCAGTGCGGCCTTTGCCTTCGACGCGGAATTTGAACGCCAACTTGCCCAAGTCTACCGAGGCCGCGCCGAGCTTGAGCTCGCTCATGGCTTTAAGCAGAGGGAATGTTTCGTGGACGGAGAGTTCGCTATCGTCGGAAGAACGATGGCGAGCAAAGCGGTGAGCTTTGAGAATCGCGATGACAGACTGGTTGATCAGGCTGCGGCCATAGATCGAGCTCACCACGTTGTTATTGCGGTAGAGCTGACCGATAAGCGGAATCATCGCTTCTGCGAGTGCTTCACGGTCGATCCATTCACCAAGACACTGGTCGGGCTTCTGAGTCACGGGAACCTTCCACATGTAGGGGCAGAAAAAAGGGGCTACATTATGCCGCCGAGTGCTCCCCGTAGCAATGCGCGCCTGTCGTGCGAGCCGTAACAAATTTCCGTTCAAAAAAATCACGCATTGCCGCAGCCCTGTAAAACCGCGGCTTTCAGCGCAGTCAATTTTTTGGAGACACCGCTGTCTTATCCGTAACCCTCCGTAACACTCGACCGTTTTGCCACTACATAATCCGTGATTTTCAGGAAAAAACGGGCGTTTTTTGTCTTTACCACTACATTTCGCCAAACCTGCGTAATAGACACAGTCAGCAACTGACAGGCGGCACCCGAGGCCGCTACAATTACCGACTTTGTCGCAACGCTTGGAGCTCAACCTTCCGTGCCCGTTCTGCGTCTACCGCTTCTCCCTGCCGCGGCAGGTAAACAGCACTGGGGCAACCTGCCCGGTGCCGCCCTGAGCCTGGCCATCGCCGAGGCCGCCAGCGCTGCCAAGCGCTTTACCCTGCTGCTGACTGCCGACAGCCAAAGTGCCGAACGGCTGGAACAGGAGCTGAGCTTCTTCGCCCCGGATTTGCCGGTGCTGCATTTCCCGGACTGGGAAACCCTGCCCTACGATCTGTTTTCGCCGCACCAGGACATCATTTCCCAGCGCATCGCGGCTTTATACAGGCTGCCGGAGCTGAGCCATGGCGTACTGGTGGTGCCGATCACCACAGCCCTGCATCGCCTGGCGCCGACCAAATTCCTGCTCGGCAGCAGCCTTGTTCTGGACGTCGGCCAGAAGCTCGATGTCGAGCAGATGCGCACCCGACTCGAGGCCAGCGGCTATCGCTACGTCGACACGGTGTACGAGCACGGTGAATTCACCGTGCGCGGCTCGCTGATCGATCTGTTCCCGATGGGCAGCAAACTGCCCTTCCGGATCGACCTGTTCGACGATGAAATCGAGACGCTGCGCACCTTCGATCCGGAAAACCAGCGTTCCATCGACAAGGTGGACACCGTTCGCCTGTTGCCGGCCCGCGAGTTTCCCCTGCAAAAAGACGCGGTCACCCGTTTCAAGGCGCGCTTCCGTGAGCGCTTCGATGTCGACTTCCGTCGCTGCCCGATCTTCCAGGACCTGAGCAGCGGGATTACACCGGCGGGTATCGAGTATTACCTGCCGTTGTTCTTCGACGAAACGTCCACGCTGTTCGATTACCTGCCCCAGGACACGCAAGTGTTTTCCCTGCCGGGCATTGAACAGGCGGCGGAAAACTTCTGGAACGATGTGCGCAATCGTTATGAAGAGCGCCGCGTCGACCCATCCCGTCCTTTATTACCGCCGGCCGAGTTGTTCCTGCCGGTGGAAGATTGCTTTGCCCGCCTCAAGAGCTGGCCGCGTGTGGTGGCCAGTCAACAGGATGTTGAAACCGGCGTCGGCCGCGAGCGCTTCCCGGCGCGGGAGTTGCCGAACCTGGCCATCGAGGCCAAGGCAACACAACCTCTGGCGGCGCTGGCCGGTTTCCTCGACGAGTTCCCGGGTCGCGTGCTGTTCACCGCCGAATCCGCGGGCCGTCGTGAAGTACTGCTGGAACTGCTCGAACGCCTGAAACTGCGACCGAAAACCGTCGACAGCTGGCCGGACTTTGTCGCGAGCAAGGATCGCCTGGCGATTACCATTGCGCCGCTCGACGAAGGCCTGGTGCTCGACGACCCGGCGCTGGCGCTGGTGGCTGAAAGCCCGTTATTCGGTCAGCGCGTCATGCAGCGCCGTCGCCGCGAAAAACGCGCAGACGCCAATAACGACGCTGTCATCAAAAACCTCACCGAGCTGCGCGAAGGCGCGCCGGTGGTGCACATCGATCACGGTGTAGGCCGCTATCTGGGCCTTGCAACACTGGAAATCGACGATCAGGCCGCCGAGTTCCTGACTCTGCAATACGCTGAAGGCGCCAAGCTTTACGTGCCGGTAGCCAACCTGCACCTGATCGCCCGGTATACCGGCAGCGACGATGCCCTGGCTCCGTTGCATCGCCTGGGTTCGGAAACCTGGCAGAAAGCCAAACGCAAGGCCGCCGAACAGGTGCGAGATGTGGCGGCCGAATTGCTCGACATTTATGCACGCCGCGCTGCTCGTGAAGGCTATGCCTTCGAAGATCCGAAAGCAGACTACGCCACCTTCAGCGCCGGTTTCCCGTTCGAAGAAACCCCGGACCAGCAAACCACCATCGACGCGGTGCGCGCCGACATGCTCGCGCCAAAACCGATGGACCGCCTGGTCTGCGGCGACGTCGGTTTCGGCAAGACCGAAGTGGCGATGCGCGCCGCGTTCATTGCGGTGCATGGTGGTCGCCAGGTCGCAATTCTGGTGCCGACCACCCTGCTCGCCCAGCAGCACTACAACAGTTTCCGCGACCGCTTCGCCGACTGGCCGGTGACTGTGGAAGTGATGAGCCGCTTCAAGTCGACCAAGGAAGTGAATGCCGCCGTGGCGGATCTCGCCGAAGGCAAGATCGACATCGTCATCGGCACGCACAAACTGCTGCAAGACGATGTGAAGATCAAAAACCTCGGGCTGGTGATCATCGACGAAGAGCACCGTTTCGGTGTCCGTCAGAAAGAACAGCTCAAGGCCCTGCGCAGCGAAGTCGACATCCTCACGCTGACTGCCACGCCGATTCCGCGCACGCTGAACATGGCGGTGTCGGGCATGCGCGACCTGTCGATCATCGCCACGCCGCCGGCCCGTCGCCTGTCGGTGCGGACCTTCGTCATGGAGCAGAACAAGAGCACGGTCAAAGAGGCCTTGCTGCGTGAGTTGCTGCGTGGCGGTCAGGTCTACTACCTGCACAACGACGTGAAGACCATCGAGAAATGCGCCGCAGACCTCGCCGAACTGGTGCCGGAAGCGCGTATCGGCATCGGCCACGGGCAGATGCGCGAACGCGAACTCGAACAGGTGATGAGCGACTTCTATCACAAGCGCTTCAACGTGCTGATCGCCTCGACCATCATCGAGACCGGCATCGACGTGCCGAGCGCCAACACCATCATCATCGAGCGTGCCGACAAATTCGGCCTGGCGCAGCTGCACCAGTTGCGCGGCCGCGTCGGTCGCAGTCACCACCAGGCCTACGCGTACCTGCTGACACCACCGCGCCAGCAAATCACCCCGGACGCAGAAAAGCGCCTGGAAGCGATCGCCAATACCCAGGATCTCGGCGCGGGCTTCGTGCTCGCCACCAACGACCTGGAAATCCGTGGCGCCGGTGAACTGCTGGGCGACGGTCAGAGCGGGCAGATCCAGGCCGTCGGTTTCACCCTGTATATGGAGATGCTCGAACGCGCGGTGAAGTCGATCCGCAAGGGTGAACAGCCGAATCTCGATCAGCCGCTGGGCGGTGGTCCGGAAGTCAATTTGCGTGTACCGGCGTTGATTCCCGAAGACTACTTGCCGGACGTGCATGCCCGACTGATTCTGTACAAACGCATTGCTTCGGCCACCGACGAGGAAGGCCTGAAAGACCTGCAAGTGGAGATGATCGATCGCTTCGGCCTGCTGCCGGAACCGACCAAGAACCTGATGCGCATTACGGCGCTGAAGTTGCAGGCCGAACTGTTGGGCATCAAGAAAGTCGACGGCGGCCCGCAAGGCGGTCGAATCGAGTTCGCGGCGCAGACGCCGGTCGACCCGCTGACACTGATCAAACTGATTCAGGGCCAGCCTAAACGCTACAAATTCGAAGGCGCCACGATGTTTAAATTCATGGTCCCGATGGAGCGCCCGGAAGAGCGCTTTAATACTGTAGAGGCACTGCTTGAATGCCTCATTCCGAAAACTGCTTGAAGGACGCCGCATGCGCCTGTTTCGCTCACTGACTTTGCTGATGACCCTGGCCGCCCCCACAGCGTTTGCCGATGACCTGTATCAGATTGAAATGATTCTGGTCCGGCAGAACGCTGTGCCTGCCATTGTCAGCAAAGCCGCGCCGGAAGACTGGGCTGCCGGTGCCCAACCCGTCAGCAAGGACAGCCTGCGCACGCCAAGCCTGAATAGCGAAGTGGGAAAACTCACCGCCAGCAAAGAATACACCGTGTTGCTGCACAAGGCCTGGCAGCAGAACCTCGGCGAAGAAGCCCGCAAAATTGCAATCAGCGATGGCAAGGAACAGTTCGGCCAGTACCCGATCGAGGGCACGCTGAACCTGAAACTGGGACGCTTCACTGATGTTGACGCCGACTTCTGGGTCAACCAGATCGACGCCAATGGCCTGGTCACTGCCAGTGAACGCCTGAAAACAGAAAGCCATACCAAAAACGGACAACTGAATTTCCTCGACGCCGGTCATCTTGGAATGCTGATCAAGATCACCTCACTGACAGCCCCCGCACCTCGGCCAGTCCCCGATGAAATTCCGGACTGATTGAAGTCCTTATGCCCCCGACCCTGAGTAAACCTCTGGCGCCTTCCTGGGTCAGCCGATTCAAGGAACAGAGCCTGGAACGTGGCCGACGCTACGCGCTGGAGAATCGTGTCAGGATCGTCGAGGTCGGAGACGCAACCATTACCGCCGCCTGCGAAGGCTCTGGCGGCAACGTTTATCGTCAGACCATTCGCCTGCGCGAGTCGGCTAAAGCCACCTTGCTGATGGTCGACGCCACTTGCACGTGCCCGGTTCGCAGCAACTGCAAACATTGCGCCGCGGTGCTGCTGAAGGTGCAGGAAACCCTCGCCTACCCCGCCGCCGCGCAAGACGCCGAACTGCTGGAAAAACTTCAGGCCGTACTGGAAAACCGCAGCCCGAAAGCGCCGCCGCAAGTGCTGGTGGACAACGTGCAACCGGTGCCACGCCTGTGGCTGGCGAGCATCGAGTTCAGCGCCTTCGAACCGCGCAACGGCAAGATGCAGCGCTACATTCAGCATCGTGCAGCGCTGTCCTTCAATTACCTGGATGAATACGTCAGCGGACAGAAAAACGCCGATGTCCTGATTCGCCAGGAAACGCAGACGCTGCGGATAAAACGCCACCCGGAAGTCGAACAGACCTACAGGGAACAACTGCGAATCCTCGGCTTCAAGGTCGCCACCCGTCAAAGCAAAGCCCTGCCGGAAAGCGCCGGCGAACTCTACGAGATGGTCAACGACAGCGCCTGGCTGACCTTCACCCTCAATGAGCTGCCGAAGCTGCGCACTCAAGGCTGGGAGTTGCAGATCGACGAGGATTTCGGTTTCGACCTGACCGCCGTGGACGACTGGTACGCCACCGTCGAACAGGCA
This DNA window, taken from Pseudomonas fluorescens NCIMB 11764, encodes the following:
- the mfd gene encoding transcription-repair coupling factor; protein product: MPVLRLPLLPAAAGKQHWGNLPGAALSLAIAEAASAAKRFTLLLTADSQSAERLEQELSFFAPDLPVLHFPDWETLPYDLFSPHQDIISQRIAALYRLPELSHGVLVVPITTALHRLAPTKFLLGSSLVLDVGQKLDVEQMRTRLEASGYRYVDTVYEHGEFTVRGSLIDLFPMGSKLPFRIDLFDDEIETLRTFDPENQRSIDKVDTVRLLPAREFPLQKDAVTRFKARFRERFDVDFRRCPIFQDLSSGITPAGIEYYLPLFFDETSTLFDYLPQDTQVFSLPGIEQAAENFWNDVRNRYEERRVDPSRPLLPPAELFLPVEDCFARLKSWPRVVASQQDVETGVGRERFPARELPNLAIEAKATQPLAALAGFLDEFPGRVLFTAESAGRREVLLELLERLKLRPKTVDSWPDFVASKDRLAITIAPLDEGLVLDDPALALVAESPLFGQRVMQRRRREKRADANNDAVIKNLTELREGAPVVHIDHGVGRYLGLATLEIDDQAAEFLTLQYAEGAKLYVPVANLHLIARYTGSDDALAPLHRLGSETWQKAKRKAAEQVRDVAAELLDIYARRAAREGYAFEDPKADYATFSAGFPFEETPDQQTTIDAVRADMLAPKPMDRLVCGDVGFGKTEVAMRAAFIAVHGGRQVAILVPTTLLAQQHYNSFRDRFADWPVTVEVMSRFKSTKEVNAAVADLAEGKIDIVIGTHKLLQDDVKIKNLGLVIIDEEHRFGVRQKEQLKALRSEVDILTLTATPIPRTLNMAVSGMRDLSIIATPPARRLSVRTFVMEQNKSTVKEALLRELLRGGQVYYLHNDVKTIEKCAADLAELVPEARIGIGHGQMRERELEQVMSDFYHKRFNVLIASTIIETGIDVPSANTIIIERADKFGLAQLHQLRGRVGRSHHQAYAYLLTPPRQQITPDAEKRLEAIANTQDLGAGFVLATNDLEIRGAGELLGDGQSGQIQAVGFTLYMEMLERAVKSIRKGEQPNLDQPLGGGPEVNLRVPALIPEDYLPDVHARLILYKRIASATDEEGLKDLQVEMIDRFGLLPEPTKNLMRITALKLQAELLGIKKVDGGPQGGRIEFAAQTPVDPLTLIKLIQGQPKRYKFEGATMFKFMVPMERPEERFNTVEALLECLIPKTA
- a CDS encoding IS481 family transposase produces the protein MNVHKNARLTVSGRALLVQRILKEGLRPVEVAQSQGVSVRTAYKWLNRYRAEGEEGLQDRSSRPKFCPHALPEMRQEQVLELRRQRKTYRQISQDLKVGHSTVGRLLSRNGLNRLAYLEPPPPVIRYEYSQPGGLLHLDIKKLGRFNKPGHRVTRDRLKGRSYHVGWEYAHVAIDDNSRVAHSGLYADQSGRSACLALIRALRYYASLGVCFERVMTDNGPCYKSGRFKRLCRRLGLKHIYTKPYTPRTNGKAERFIQTALREWAYARSYESSDQRATYLTSWLHEYNWHRPHASLSYLPPISRIASVNNVVGLHS
- a CDS encoding FAD:protein FMN transferase, translated to MVLAGVLSGCGNGASLERFDGPTMGSRYSIQYVRHSSAPGPKAVQVEVENILAEVDRQFSTYRSDSDTARFNALPAGRCQVMPGPVLELIRVGEQLSSQSDGSFDLTVEPLLNLWGFGPQAREEKVPSAEALAEMQQRVGHTHLRIEGDQLCKDAAVEVDFNSIAAGYAVDTIAARLEAMDIHNYLAEVTGELKAAGKKPDGSPWKIALEEPRDDQQVAQRIINVDGYGVSTSGDYRNYFQQDGKRYSHTLDAHTGAPVLHALASVTVIHPSALMADGLSTLLLILGPERGWDYAETHNIGAFFVIRADTGFVTRTNQAFERLSGGKTE
- a CDS encoding CsiV family protein — translated: MRLFRSLTLLMTLAAPTAFADDLYQIEMILVRQNAVPAIVSKAAPEDWAAGAQPVSKDSLRTPSLNSEVGKLTASKEYTVLLHKAWQQNLGEEARKIAISDGKEQFGQYPIEGTLNLKLGRFTDVDADFWVNQIDANGLVTASERLKTESHTKNGQLNFLDAGHLGMLIKITSLTAPAPRPVPDEIPD
- the sthA gene encoding Si-specific NAD(P)(+) transhydrogenase → MAVYNYDVVVLGSGPAGEGAAMNAAKAGRKVAMVDSRRQVGGNCTHLGTIPSKALRHSVRQIMQFNTNPMFRAIGEPRWFSFPDVLKSAEKVISKQVASRTGYYARNRVDVFFGTGSFADEQTIEVVCANGVVEKLVAKHIIIATGSRPYRPADIDFHHPRIYDSDTILSLGHTPRKLIVYGAGVIGCEYASIFSGLGVLVELVDNRGQLLSFLDSEISQALSYHFSNNNITVRHNEDYDRVEGVDNGVILHLKSGKKIKADALLWCNGRTGNTDQLGLENIGVKVNSRGQIEVDEAYRTCVPNIYGAGDVIGWPSLASAAHDQGRSAAGSIVDNNSWRFVNDVPTGIYTIPEISSIGKNEQELTQAKVPYEVGKAFFKSMARAQIAGEPQGMLKILFHRETLEVLGVHCFGYQASEIVHIGQAIMSQPGELNTLKYFVNTTFNYPTMAEAYRVAAYDGLNRLF
- a CDS encoding MFS transporter, with translation MPSNTSNGKAIFRVVSGNFLEMFDFMVYGFYATAIAKTFFPTDSAFASLMLSLATFGAGFLMRPLGAIFLGAYIDRHGRRKGLIITLAMMAAGTVLIACVPGYATLGVAAPLLVLFGRLLQGFSAGVELGGVSVYLAEISTPGRKGFFVSWQSASQQAAVVFAGLLGVVLNHWLSPEEMGDWGWRVPFLIGCMIVPVIFVIRRSLEETPEFQARKHRPTLREIVRSIGQNFGIVIAGMALVVMTTVSFYLITAYTPTFGKAELHLSDLDALLVTVCIGLSNFFWLPVMGAVSDKIGRKPLLLAATILAILTAYPALSWLVANPSFNHLLIVELWLSFLYGSYNGAMVVALTEIMPVEVRTTGFSLAYSLATATFGGFTPAACTYLIHVLDNKAAPGIWLSGAAVLGLIATLVLFKGNRHELRTAQAAVVGHT
- a CDS encoding glyceraldehyde-3-phosphate dehydrogenase, which translates into the protein MWKVPVTQKPDQCLGEWIDREALAEAMIPLIGQLYRNNNVVSSIYGRSLINQSVIAILKAHRFARHRSSDDSELSVHETFPLLKAMSELKLGAASVDLGKLAFKFRVEGKGRTAEQFVREELADVVGQQNATARKGTDVVLYGFGRIGRLLARILIEKTGGGDGLRLRAIVVRKGAENDLVKRASLLRRDSVHGPFNGTIVIDEENNTITANGNLIQVIYAKNPTEVDYTQYGIKDALLVDNTGVWRDAEGLGQHLACPGIDRVVLTAPGKGKLKNIVHGINHSEITAEDKIVSAASCTTNAIVPVLKAVNDKFGIINGHVETVHSYTNDQNLIDNFHKGDRRGRSAALNMVITETGAATAAAKALPELAGKLTGNAIRVPTPNVSMAILNLNLEKAATREEMNEYLRYMALHSDLHKQIDFVNSQEVVSTDFVGSRHAGVVDAEATITQDNRVVLYVWYDNEFGYSCQVVRVMEDMAGVNPPAFPR